The following are encoded in a window of Puntigrus tetrazona isolate hp1 unplaced genomic scaffold, ASM1883169v1 S000000373, whole genome shotgun sequence genomic DNA:
- the slc4a5b gene encoding electrogenic sodium bicarbonate cotransporter 4 isoform X2: protein MTSEGEERRSRTRDQNLISSDTDRCSSRRSSQHYFCNKMDHDWHGSRRSGHRSRHNDDEDESVYIGVPVPRSYRRKRRHHRHTSRHSHDRDGRDRHHNRHEHPNREEPCDPDEGEQDSNELSDINSTMSPAAERLRHILREEDEPTPTLFTEMDTLQHEGGEMEWKESARWVKFEEKVEEGGERWSKPHVSTLSLHSLFELRTCLQTGCILLDLEGYSLPQIVDDIIEKQVQEGLIAPEIREKISFVLLRKHRHQTKKPIHRSLADIGKSSPSNRSPSPSPRSGSGFHRSTEDLRARQSGGLSKLHPSQCRSMNDISVTPSTDQLKNKFMKKIPRDAEASNVLIGEVDFLDKPFVAFVRLAQAATLGGLTEVPVPTRFLFVLLGPNGKTKSYNEIGRAMATLMVDDLFSDVAYKARDREDLIAGIDEFLDEVIVLPPGEWDPKIRIEPPKKLPSAEMRKSVFSLNELGQANGNAGGGPVSAEDEEMPAPHELGEELKFTGRFCGGLWLDIKRKVPWVLSDFYEGFHLQSVSAVLFIYLGCITNAITFGGLLGDATDNYQGVMESFLGTALAGAVFCFFSGQPLIILSSTGPILIFEKLLYEFSINNDIDYMEIRLWIGLHSCLQCLILVATDASYIIKYMTRFTEEGFSSLISFIFISDALKKMMSIFNYYPINRDFKPEYITSYRCDCQPPDQMSPLNASSPLGLENISDYSMFNFSALDWNQLSKKECLRFGGSLLGKSCKYVPDLAMLSFILFFGTYSMTISLKKFKASRYFPTKCRTLIADFSIIISILVFCALDYLMSLDTPKLHVPTQIKPTRPDRGWIVMPFGKNPWWMCLASFVPALLVTILIFMDQQITAVIVNRKENKLKKGCGYHLDLFWVGVLMAVCSFMGLPWYVAATVISIAHIDSLKMESESSAPGEQPQFLGVREQRLTGILVFVLTGVSVFLAPVLQVIGTLLLYLNESMLISILSAVLITVCISAQYIPMPVLYGVFLYMGVASLHGIQFWERMKLFLMPAKHQPDFVFLRHVPLRRVHLFTLVQITCLAVLWILKSTVAAIIFPVMILGLMVVRKMLDLIFSQHDLAWLDDILPDKDKKKKEDEKKKKEKKKAVKSEEHNNSDEECC from the exons AGACCAGAACCTGATCTCATCAGACACCGACAGATGCTCATCACGCCGCTCGTCTCAACACTACTTCTGTAACAAG ATGGACCATGACTGGCATGGCAGCAGGAGAAGTGGTCACCGCAGCAGACACAATGACGATGAGGATG AGTCGGTCTACATCGGCGTTCCAGTGCCACGGAGCTACAGAAGGAAGCGCAGACATCACAGACACACGTCACGTCATTCCCACGACCGCGACGGCCGGGACAGACACCACAACCGCCACGAACACCCGAACCGAGAGGAGCCATGTGACCCAGATGAAGGAGAGCAGGATTCAAACGAGCTTTCTGACATCAACTCCACCA TGTCCCCTGCTGCTGAGAGACTACGTCACATCCTCAGAGAGGAAGATGAGCCCACACCCACCCTCTTCACTGAGATGGACACATTGCAGCATGAGGGTGGAGAGATGGAGTGGAAAGAGTCTGccag GTGGGTTAAGTTTGAGGAGAAGGTGGAGGAGGGTGGCGAGAGGTGGAGCAAACCGCATGTTTCCACGCTGTCTCTGCACAGTCTGTTTGAGCTGCGCACCTGTCTGCAGACGGGCTGCATCCTGCTGGACCTGGAGGGGTATTCACTGCCGCAGATAGTGG ACGACATCATTGAGAAGCAGGTGCAGGAGGGCCTCATAGCTCCGGAGATCCGTGAGAAGATCAGTTTTGTCCTCTTGCGGAAGCACCGGCACCAGACCAAGAAGCCGATCCACCGCTCCTTGGCGGACATCGGAAAATCCAGCCCGTCCA ACCGCAGTCCGAGCCCGAGTCCTCGCTCTGGGTCGGGTTTCCATCGCTCCACTGAGGACCTGCGAGCTCGTCAGAGCGGCGGCCTCAGCAAACTGC ATCCTTCTCAGTGTCGCAGTATGAATGATATTTCTGTCACACCCAGCACCGACCAG CTGAAGAATAAGTTCATGAAGAAGATCCCCAGAGATGCCGAGGCGTCTAATGTCTTGATTGGAGAAGTGGATTTTTTAGACAAGCCGTTTGTGGCCTTCGTTCGTCTGGCTCAAGCTGCAACACTAGGAGGCCTTACTGAAGTCCCTGTGCCAACAAG gtttCTTTTTGTGCTGCTCGGTCCCAATGGCAAAACCAAATCCTACAACGAGATCGGTCGGGCCATGGCTACGCTCATGGTTGACGAT CTGTTCAGCGACGTGGCCTATAAAGCCAGAGATCGTGAGGACTTGATTGCTGGGATTGATGAGTTTCTGGACGAGGTGATCGTTCTTCCTCCTGGAGAATGGGACCCCAAGATCCGCATCGAACCCCCGAAGAAACTGCCTTCAGCAGAGATGAG gaaGTCTGTTTTCTCTCTGAACGAGCTGGGGCAGGCGAATGGGAACGCTGGAGGAGGTCCGGTGTCTGCAGAAGACGAGGAAATGCCAGCTCCACATGAACTCGGAGAGGAGCTGAAATTCACTGGCCG CTTTTGCGGTGGACTGTGGCTGGACATCAAGCGTAAAGTGCCCTGGGTTCTCAGTGACTTCTACGAGGGCTTCCACCTCCAGTCGGTCTCTGCGGTGCTCTTCATTTACCTGGGCTGCATCACCAATGCTATCACCTTTGGAGGACTGCTGGGGGACGCGACCGACAACTACCAA GGTGTGATGGAAAGCTTTCTGGGCACGGCTTTGGCCGGCGCGGTCTTCTGCTTCTTCAGCGGTCAACCCCTCATCATCCTCAGCTCTACAGGACCCATACTAATCTTTGAAAAGCTGCTGTATGAATTCAGCAT AAACAACGACATCGACTACATGGAGATCCGGCTCTGGATCGGCCTGCactcctgtcttcagtgtctgATCCTGGTGGCCACGGACGCCAGCTACATCATCAAATACATGACACGCTTCACCGAGGAGGGCTTCTCCAGCCTCATCTCCTTCATCTTCATCTCTGACGCCCTTAAGAAAATGATGAGTATCTTCAATTATTACCCCATCAATCGAGACTTCAAGCCAGAGTACATCACCAGCTACAGGTGTGACTGCCAGCCTCCTGATCAAA TGTCTCCACTCAACGCTTCCTCTCCATTAGGCCTAGAAAACATCTCTGACTACTCCATG TTCAACTTCTCTGCTCTGGACTGGAATCAGTTGAGTAAGAAGGAGTGCTTGAGGTTCGGCGGTTCCCTGCTGGGTAAATCCTGCAAATACGTGCCTGATCTGGCCATGCTGTCTTTCATTCTGTTCTTCGGCACGTACTCCATGACCATCTCTCTGAAGAAGTTCAAGGCCAGCCGTTACTTCCCCACGAAG TGTCGCACCTTGATAGCAGATTTTTCCATAATTATATCCATCCTGGTCTTCTGTGCTCTGGATTATTTGATGTCCTTGGATACCCCTAAACTGCATGTGCCCACCCAGATAAAG CCGACGCGGCCGGATCGAGGCTGGATCGTCATGCCCTTTGGGAAGAACCCGTGGTGGATGTGCCTGGCCAGTTTTGTACCCGCTCTGCTGGTCACCATCCTAATCTTCATGGATCAGCAGATCACGGCTGTCATCGTCAAccgaaaagaaaacaaactgaag AAAGGTTGTGGTTATCATCTGGACCTGTTCTGGGTGGGCGTCCTCATGGCCGTCTGCTCCTTCATGGGTTTGCCGTGGTACGTGGCCGCTACAGTCATTTCCATCGCCCACATCGACTCTCTGAAGATGGAGAGCGAGTCCAGCGCTCCTGGAGAGCAGCCGCAGTTTCTCGGTGTGCG GGAACAGAGGCTCACGGGCATACTGGTGTTCGTCCTCACCGGAGTCTCTGTCTTCCTTGCACCAGTACTGCAGGTGATCGGAACGCTCTTACTGTACTTGAATGAAAGCATGCTCATTTCTATACTTAGTGCTGTACTAATAACTGTGTGTATTTCTGCGCAGTACATCCCTATGCCTGTGCTGTATGGTGTTTTCCTGTACATGGGCGTCGCTTCTCTCCATGGCATTCAG TTCTGGGAGAGGATGAAGCTCTTCCTCATGCCAGCCAAGCACCAGCCAGACTTCGTGTTCCTGCGTCACGTACCCCTGCGGCGCGTACATCTCTTCACTCTGGTGCAGATCACCTGTCTGGCCGTCCTCTGGATCCTCAAGTCCACCGTAGCCGCCATCATTTTCCCCGTCATG ATTCTGGGCCTGATGGTCGTGAGGAAGATGCTGGACCTGATCTTCTCGCAGCATGATCTGGCCTGGCTGGACGACATCCTGCCCGACAAggacaagaagaagaaggaggatgagaagaaaaaaaaagagaagaagaaagcagTAAAGTCAGAGGAACACAACAACAGTGATGAGGAG TGTTGCTGA
- the slc4a5b gene encoding electrogenic sodium bicarbonate cotransporter 4 isoform X5 yields the protein MEREQRRMTGSFSVQDSIQSLASSLGSQSTQLSSCTVSPAAERLRHILREEDEPTPTLFTEMDTLQHEGGEMEWKESARWVKFEEKVEEGGERWSKPHVSTLSLHSLFELRTCLQTGCILLDLEGYSLPQIVDDIIEKQVQEGLIAPEIREKISFVLLRKHRHQTKKPIHRSLADIGKSSPSNRSPSPSPRSGSGFHRSTEDLRARQSGGLSKLHPSQCRSMNDISVTPSTDQLKNKFMKKIPRDAEASNVLIGEVDFLDKPFVAFVRLAQAATLGGLTEVPVPTRFLFVLLGPNGKTKSYNEIGRAMATLMVDDLFSDVAYKARDREDLIAGIDEFLDEVIVLPPGEWDPKIRIEPPKKLPSAEMRKSVFSLNELGQANGNAGGGPVSAEDEEMPAPHELGEELKFTGRFCGGLWLDIKRKVPWVLSDFYEGFHLQSVSAVLFIYLGCITNAITFGGLLGDATDNYQGVMESFLGTALAGAVFCFFSGQPLIILSSTGPILIFEKLLYEFSINNDIDYMEIRLWIGLHSCLQCLILVATDASYIIKYMTRFTEEGFSSLISFIFISDALKKMMSIFNYYPINRDFKPEYITSYRCDCQPPDQMSPLNASSPLGLENISDYSMFNFSALDWNQLSKKECLRFGGSLLGKSCKYVPDLAMLSFILFFGTYSMTISLKKFKASRYFPTKCRTLIADFSIIISILVFCALDYLMSLDTPKLHVPTQIKPTRPDRGWIVMPFGKNPWWMCLASFVPALLVTILIFMDQQITAVIVNRKENKLKKGCGYHLDLFWVGVLMAVCSFMGLPWYVAATVISIAHIDSLKMESESSAPGEQPQFLGVREQRLTGILVFVLTGVSVFLAPVLQVIGTLLLYLNESMLISILSAVLITVCISAQYIPMPVLYGVFLYMGVASLHGIQFWERMKLFLMPAKHQPDFVFLRHVPLRRVHLFTLVQITCLAVLWILKSTVAAIIFPVMILGLMVVRKMLDLIFSQHDLAWLDDILPDKDKKKKEDEKKKKEKKKAVKSEEHNNSDEECPKDSLPSVKIPLKPVSPSCCPNPPNSDPSA from the exons ATGGAGCGGGAACAGCGTAGGATGACGGGGTCCTTTAGTGTTCAGGACTCAATACAGTCGTTGGCGTCCAGCCTGGGCTCTCAGAGCACTCAGCTGAGCAGCTGCACAG TGTCCCCTGCTGCTGAGAGACTACGTCACATCCTCAGAGAGGAAGATGAGCCCACACCCACCCTCTTCACTGAGATGGACACATTGCAGCATGAGGGTGGAGAGATGGAGTGGAAAGAGTCTGccag GTGGGTTAAGTTTGAGGAGAAGGTGGAGGAGGGTGGCGAGAGGTGGAGCAAACCGCATGTTTCCACGCTGTCTCTGCACAGTCTGTTTGAGCTGCGCACCTGTCTGCAGACGGGCTGCATCCTGCTGGACCTGGAGGGGTATTCACTGCCGCAGATAGTGG ACGACATCATTGAGAAGCAGGTGCAGGAGGGCCTCATAGCTCCGGAGATCCGTGAGAAGATCAGTTTTGTCCTCTTGCGGAAGCACCGGCACCAGACCAAGAAGCCGATCCACCGCTCCTTGGCGGACATCGGAAAATCCAGCCCGTCCA ACCGCAGTCCGAGCCCGAGTCCTCGCTCTGGGTCGGGTTTCCATCGCTCCACTGAGGACCTGCGAGCTCGTCAGAGCGGCGGCCTCAGCAAACTGC ATCCTTCTCAGTGTCGCAGTATGAATGATATTTCTGTCACACCCAGCACCGACCAG CTGAAGAATAAGTTCATGAAGAAGATCCCCAGAGATGCCGAGGCGTCTAATGTCTTGATTGGAGAAGTGGATTTTTTAGACAAGCCGTTTGTGGCCTTCGTTCGTCTGGCTCAAGCTGCAACACTAGGAGGCCTTACTGAAGTCCCTGTGCCAACAAG gtttCTTTTTGTGCTGCTCGGTCCCAATGGCAAAACCAAATCCTACAACGAGATCGGTCGGGCCATGGCTACGCTCATGGTTGACGAT CTGTTCAGCGACGTGGCCTATAAAGCCAGAGATCGTGAGGACTTGATTGCTGGGATTGATGAGTTTCTGGACGAGGTGATCGTTCTTCCTCCTGGAGAATGGGACCCCAAGATCCGCATCGAACCCCCGAAGAAACTGCCTTCAGCAGAGATGAG gaaGTCTGTTTTCTCTCTGAACGAGCTGGGGCAGGCGAATGGGAACGCTGGAGGAGGTCCGGTGTCTGCAGAAGACGAGGAAATGCCAGCTCCACATGAACTCGGAGAGGAGCTGAAATTCACTGGCCG CTTTTGCGGTGGACTGTGGCTGGACATCAAGCGTAAAGTGCCCTGGGTTCTCAGTGACTTCTACGAGGGCTTCCACCTCCAGTCGGTCTCTGCGGTGCTCTTCATTTACCTGGGCTGCATCACCAATGCTATCACCTTTGGAGGACTGCTGGGGGACGCGACCGACAACTACCAA GGTGTGATGGAAAGCTTTCTGGGCACGGCTTTGGCCGGCGCGGTCTTCTGCTTCTTCAGCGGTCAACCCCTCATCATCCTCAGCTCTACAGGACCCATACTAATCTTTGAAAAGCTGCTGTATGAATTCAGCAT AAACAACGACATCGACTACATGGAGATCCGGCTCTGGATCGGCCTGCactcctgtcttcagtgtctgATCCTGGTGGCCACGGACGCCAGCTACATCATCAAATACATGACACGCTTCACCGAGGAGGGCTTCTCCAGCCTCATCTCCTTCATCTTCATCTCTGACGCCCTTAAGAAAATGATGAGTATCTTCAATTATTACCCCATCAATCGAGACTTCAAGCCAGAGTACATCACCAGCTACAGGTGTGACTGCCAGCCTCCTGATCAAA TGTCTCCACTCAACGCTTCCTCTCCATTAGGCCTAGAAAACATCTCTGACTACTCCATG TTCAACTTCTCTGCTCTGGACTGGAATCAGTTGAGTAAGAAGGAGTGCTTGAGGTTCGGCGGTTCCCTGCTGGGTAAATCCTGCAAATACGTGCCTGATCTGGCCATGCTGTCTTTCATTCTGTTCTTCGGCACGTACTCCATGACCATCTCTCTGAAGAAGTTCAAGGCCAGCCGTTACTTCCCCACGAAG TGTCGCACCTTGATAGCAGATTTTTCCATAATTATATCCATCCTGGTCTTCTGTGCTCTGGATTATTTGATGTCCTTGGATACCCCTAAACTGCATGTGCCCACCCAGATAAAG CCGACGCGGCCGGATCGAGGCTGGATCGTCATGCCCTTTGGGAAGAACCCGTGGTGGATGTGCCTGGCCAGTTTTGTACCCGCTCTGCTGGTCACCATCCTAATCTTCATGGATCAGCAGATCACGGCTGTCATCGTCAAccgaaaagaaaacaaactgaag AAAGGTTGTGGTTATCATCTGGACCTGTTCTGGGTGGGCGTCCTCATGGCCGTCTGCTCCTTCATGGGTTTGCCGTGGTACGTGGCCGCTACAGTCATTTCCATCGCCCACATCGACTCTCTGAAGATGGAGAGCGAGTCCAGCGCTCCTGGAGAGCAGCCGCAGTTTCTCGGTGTGCG GGAACAGAGGCTCACGGGCATACTGGTGTTCGTCCTCACCGGAGTCTCTGTCTTCCTTGCACCAGTACTGCAGGTGATCGGAACGCTCTTACTGTACTTGAATGAAAGCATGCTCATTTCTATACTTAGTGCTGTACTAATAACTGTGTGTATTTCTGCGCAGTACATCCCTATGCCTGTGCTGTATGGTGTTTTCCTGTACATGGGCGTCGCTTCTCTCCATGGCATTCAG TTCTGGGAGAGGATGAAGCTCTTCCTCATGCCAGCCAAGCACCAGCCAGACTTCGTGTTCCTGCGTCACGTACCCCTGCGGCGCGTACATCTCTTCACTCTGGTGCAGATCACCTGTCTGGCCGTCCTCTGGATCCTCAAGTCCACCGTAGCCGCCATCATTTTCCCCGTCATG ATTCTGGGCCTGATGGTCGTGAGGAAGATGCTGGACCTGATCTTCTCGCAGCATGATCTGGCCTGGCTGGACGACATCCTGCCCGACAAggacaagaagaagaaggaggatgagaagaaaaaaaaagagaagaagaaagcagTAAAGTCAGAGGAACACAACAACAGTGATGAGGAG TGTCCCAAAGACTCTCTCCCGTCAGTGAAGATTCCTCTGAAGCCAGTGAGTCCATCATGTTGTCCAAACCCTCCTAATTCTGACCCCTCTGCCTAA